The following proteins are co-located in the Echinicola sp. 20G genome:
- a CDS encoding class I SAM-dependent rRNA methyltransferase — protein MTYYPKIILKKGKEISLKRKHHWVFSGAIAKADEGITNGQLVSVYSNRNEFLGIGHYQQGSITVRIISFEDRLINTDFWIEKIQAAYSMRSKIGLVDSDQTNVFRLIHGEGDKLPGLIIDYYNGTAVIQAHTIGMYAHKDDISIALQKVLGEKLDAVYDKSAETLSKSQMAVDNQFLYGMPKTNIVVENGSKYEIDWEKGQKTGFFIDQRENRKLLGAYSKDKKVLNTFCYSGGFSIAALEAGAKEVHSVDISAKAIELTEKNLVLNPDLKGKHESKIADVVKYIREIEQDYDVIVLDPPAFAKNMKSRHNAVQAYKRLNAEALRHIKPGGILFTFSCSQVVDKQLFAHTITAAAIEVGREVKILQYLSQPADHPINIYHTETEYLKGLVLYVA, from the coding sequence ATGACATATTATCCCAAAATCATACTTAAAAAAGGCAAGGAAATATCCTTGAAGAGAAAGCACCACTGGGTTTTCTCCGGTGCCATTGCCAAGGCTGATGAAGGAATCACTAATGGCCAATTGGTAAGTGTCTATAGTAACCGCAATGAATTTTTGGGCATTGGACATTACCAGCAAGGTTCCATCACAGTAAGAATAATCTCATTCGAAGATCGGTTAATCAATACAGATTTCTGGATAGAAAAAATCCAAGCAGCCTACTCTATGAGGTCAAAAATTGGCTTGGTAGACAGTGATCAAACGAATGTTTTTAGGTTGATACATGGAGAAGGAGACAAATTACCGGGTTTGATCATTGATTATTATAATGGCACAGCTGTAATTCAAGCGCATACCATCGGTATGTATGCGCACAAAGACGATATCTCAATTGCCTTACAAAAAGTGTTGGGAGAAAAACTGGATGCTGTTTATGATAAAAGTGCCGAGACGCTTTCTAAAAGTCAAATGGCAGTGGATAACCAATTTTTGTATGGAATGCCTAAAACCAATATTGTGGTTGAAAATGGTAGTAAGTATGAAATCGACTGGGAAAAGGGCCAAAAGACTGGTTTTTTTATCGATCAAAGAGAAAACAGGAAACTACTAGGGGCTTATAGCAAAGACAAAAAAGTATTGAACACCTTCTGTTACTCTGGTGGTTTTTCGATAGCAGCCCTAGAAGCTGGCGCCAAGGAAGTTCACTCTGTAGATATCTCAGCCAAGGCCATTGAGTTGACAGAAAAGAACTTAGTCCTCAACCCAGACTTAAAAGGCAAGCATGAATCTAAAATAGCGGATGTGGTAAAATACATCCGGGAAATCGAGCAGGATTATGATGTCATCGTACTGGACCCACCGGCCTTTGCCAAAAACATGAAATCTAGGCACAATGCTGTTCAAGCTTACAAAAGATTGAATGCAGAAGCACTGAGACACATCAAGCCGGGTGGAATCCTATTTACCTTCAGTTGCTCTCAGGTAGTGGACAAGCAACTATTTGCCCATACGATCACTGCAGCAGCCATTGAAGTTGGCAGAGAAGTAAAAATCCTTCAGTATCTCTCCCAGCCTGCCGACCATCCTATCAACATCTACCATACTGAAACGGAATATTTGAAAGGTTTGGTCCTTTATGTAGCCTAA
- a CDS encoding formate/nitrite transporter family protein yields MANTEEEKKQKSIDSELNKSGSISSDSTKSHGEILKQQITEGLETYDRKPSSLLLSSVTAGLEIGFSYLLICAVFFFCSGFLSEAYCYKLISLVYPVGFIMVILGQSILFTEQTSLLTLPVLNKKRSVLSLLKIWGLVIFGNMIGGYLIALLLIWIGPRLGMFDLETVEKIALHVTDYQSIVIFSSAVLAGWLMGLLSWLMTSSRDTLSRIFIIFIITATMSFTGLHHSVVGNVEVFSGLISSDQINLLRYLNFQFFALLGNAVGGAVFVALLKYRAFVYNIDIK; encoded by the coding sequence ATGGCCAACACGGAAGAAGAGAAAAAACAAAAGAGCATTGACTCAGAACTGAATAAATCTGGTTCTATCTCCAGTGATTCGACCAAATCGCATGGTGAAATCCTAAAGCAACAAATTACCGAAGGGCTAGAGACCTATGACCGTAAACCAAGTAGTCTATTGTTAAGTTCGGTGACTGCTGGGCTGGAAATAGGTTTTAGCTATTTGTTGATTTGCGCTGTTTTCTTCTTTTGTTCCGGTTTTCTTTCCGAAGCATATTGCTACAAACTTATCTCCTTGGTATATCCAGTTGGGTTCATAATGGTGATCTTGGGTCAGTCCATTTTATTTACCGAGCAGACATCTTTGTTGACCTTGCCGGTGTTGAATAAGAAAAGGAGTGTCCTGAGTTTATTGAAAATTTGGGGCTTGGTCATTTTTGGAAATATGATAGGGGGCTATTTGATTGCATTGTTGCTGATTTGGATAGGCCCTAGGCTCGGCATGTTTGATTTGGAAACGGTAGAAAAAATAGCTTTGCATGTAACCGACTATCAATCAATTGTGATATTCAGTAGTGCGGTGCTTGCAGGTTGGCTAATGGGCTTACTTTCGTGGTTGATGACTTCTTCTAGGGATACTTTGAGTAGAATATTCATCATTTTCATCATCACAGCTACGATGTCCTTCACAGGCTTGCATCACAGTGTGGTAGGTAACGTAGAAGTATTTTCTGGTTTAATAAGTTCTGATCAGATCAATTTACTGAGGTACCTTAACTTTCAGTTTTTCGCACTATTAGGCAATGCAGTTGGGGGAGCAGTTTTTGTTGCTTTATTAAAGTACAGGGCTTTTGTCTATAATATAGATATTAAATAA
- the lhgO gene encoding L-2-hydroxyglutarate oxidase, translating to MTYDITIVGGGIVGLATGLKIKQQNPSLKVAILEKEGELAKHQTGNNSGVIHSGLYYKPGSLKATNCINGYHELVRFCEEENIPFELTGKVVVATKSDQIPLLQNLLQRGLQNGLEGTRQISLDELKHYEPYCEGVAALHVPQTGIVDYKKVALAYGEIFKTIGGEIFTKHKVLKINHKNNLIEVITSSKTLISRLVINCAGLYSDKVADMNGELDLDVKIIPFRGEYYKLKKEREYLVKNLIYPVPDPNFPFLGVHFTRMMKGGVEAGPNAVMAFKREGYKRTDFNLKEFKESITWPGLQKVAGKYWKTGLGEYYRSFSKAAFTKALQELIPDIKEDDLVDGGAGVRAQACDRTGGLLDDFAITENAHAINVLNAPSPAATSSLSIGGTVAELALKRFY from the coding sequence ATGACATACGATATCACAATTGTTGGTGGCGGCATTGTAGGACTGGCCACTGGACTTAAAATAAAACAGCAAAACCCTTCCTTGAAAGTGGCTATTCTGGAAAAAGAAGGTGAATTGGCCAAACATCAAACGGGAAATAATTCTGGGGTAATCCACTCTGGATTATACTATAAGCCAGGTTCACTAAAAGCTACTAATTGCATCAATGGCTACCATGAATTGGTTCGCTTTTGCGAGGAAGAAAACATTCCATTTGAACTGACAGGAAAAGTAGTGGTGGCTACCAAAAGCGACCAAATTCCTTTGCTACAAAACCTACTACAAAGAGGGCTTCAAAATGGCTTGGAAGGTACCAGACAGATTTCTTTGGACGAGTTAAAACACTACGAACCCTATTGTGAAGGAGTGGCTGCTTTGCATGTTCCACAAACTGGCATTGTGGATTATAAGAAGGTAGCTTTAGCGTATGGTGAAATATTCAAAACCATTGGTGGTGAAATATTTACAAAACATAAAGTTTTGAAAATCAATCATAAAAATAATCTTATTGAAGTAATCACTTCAAGTAAAACATTAATCTCTAGATTGGTTATCAACTGTGCTGGATTGTACTCTGATAAGGTGGCTGATATGAATGGAGAACTGGATCTCGATGTCAAGATCATTCCTTTCCGCGGTGAATATTATAAGCTGAAGAAGGAAAGAGAATACTTGGTCAAAAACCTTATTTACCCAGTTCCTGATCCCAACTTCCCGTTCCTTGGTGTTCACTTCACCAGAATGATGAAAGGAGGCGTAGAAGCTGGTCCCAATGCCGTCATGGCTTTCAAAAGAGAAGGTTACAAAAGAACAGACTTTAACTTAAAGGAATTCAAAGAATCCATCACTTGGCCAGGTCTACAAAAGGTGGCTGGTAAGTATTGGAAAACAGGCTTAGGAGAATATTACCGTTCTTTTTCCAAAGCAGCATTCACTAAAGCGCTTCAGGAATTGATTCCGGACATCAAAGAAGATGATTTGGTGGATGGTGGAGCCGGTGTCCGAGCCCAAGCTTGTGATAGAACAGGAGGACTTTTGGACGATTTTGCCATTACAGAAAATGCACATGCCATCAATGTACTGAATGCACCAAGTCCAGCAGCAACCAGTTCTTTATCCATAGGCGGGACTGTCGCTGAGTTGGCACTAAAAAGATTTTACTAA